The DNA sequence CTTTTTCGTTGGCGCTGAAGGCCAAACAGTATCCGGATATTCCGATGCAGTTGGCTGTCGAGCAAATTCAGGCACGCCAAAAAGCGGTGAATAAACTGCCGACGTGGACGCAATGTGAGGGGATTATTTATCCGCCTTTGCTGTCGATGGAGCAATGTTCGTCAGAAATCACTGCCAAATACAAAGGTGAGTTGATGGCGGGAAATCGCCTGCTTGACCTGACGGGAGGCTCGGGTGTGGACACTTATTTCATCAGTCGAAATTTCGAAAAAGCGGATTATACCGAACTTTGGGAAGCGCTATTTCACCGTACCCAACACAATTTTAAATGTTTGGGCGCTGAAAATATTGATTGCCACTTTGGGGATGGCATTGAATTTTTGAAGCAACAGCCCGATCAGCATTACAATCTGATTTTCATTGATCCTTACCGTCGAGATGAACAATTACAGAAGGTCTTTCAGATGGAAGATTGCCTGCCTGATGTGGTGGGGCTGAAAGAATTACTCCTGCAAAAATCCAAAAAGGTGTGGATCAAAGCTTCGCCGATGTTGGACATCAAAAGTAGTATTCGCAGTCTGAAATATGTCCAGCAAGTACATGTGGTTTCGGTGCAAAATGATTGCAAAGAGGTATTGTTTGAATTAGAAAACAAGATCAACGATAACCCACAATACACGGCGGTGAACTTCACCAAGAAAGGGGAGAAAGAAACCCTCAGCTTTTCTTTAAAAGAAGAAACCGAAGCCATTGTGCCTTGCGACGCCCCAAAACAACACCTTTACGAGCCCAATAGCGCGATTTTGAAAGCGGGAGGATTTAAATCCATTGGTGTTCAGCAAGGCGTCTCCAAGCTACATCCGCACTCTCACCTTTATACTTCTGAAGCCTTAGTAAATGATTTTCAGGGACGAAAATTCAAAATCATTGGGCAAGAAGCGGTCAATAAAAAGGCTTTGAAGAAATATTGCAAAGACGGCAAAGGCAATTTAACGGTCCGGAATTTCCCTGCGACGGTGGCGGATCTTCGGAAAAAGCTGAAGCTGAAGGATGGAGGGAATATTTATATTTTCGCCACGACTTTGGTAGGAGAGGAGAAGGTGTTGTTGGTTTGTGAAAGGGTTTGATAGTTGGTTGTAGCGAGGGGACTGCGACCAGTGTTAGGGGTAAGGTTACTACGATTGGAGGTAGGGCTATTTTTCCATGGAATGAATTCCATGTCTAACATAAAAAGTCCTTTCAGGACTGGATAAAGCTACATTCCCTTTAATGCGGGTATTGCCACAAACCATCAAAGGTTCATTCTTATCTGCCAAGATCAAGGCCGTATTCCTTACAGAATCATTTCGATATCCCTTGATGTAGGTTTTCGATAAAGAAGGGTGACTCGCTACTCCAACATTCACTTGCTGCAATATGCCCCACTCCCCCTGCCTAATC is a window from the Persicobacter psychrovividus genome containing:
- a CDS encoding class I SAM-dependent methyltransferase, which gives rise to MSWEILKEKNIQQFIKDHATHDPFSLALKAKQYPDIPMQLAVEQIQARQKAVNKLPTWTQCEGIIYPPLLSMEQCSSEITAKYKGELMAGNRLLDLTGGSGVDTYFISRNFEKADYTELWEALFHRTQHNFKCLGAENIDCHFGDGIEFLKQQPDQHYNLIFIDPYRRDEQLQKVFQMEDCLPDVVGLKELLLQKSKKVWIKASPMLDIKSSIRSLKYVQQVHVVSVQNDCKEVLFELENKINDNPQYTAVNFTKKGEKETLSFSLKEETEAIVPCDAPKQHLYEPNSAILKAGGFKSIGVQQGVSKLHPHSHLYTSEALVNDFQGRKFKIIGQEAVNKKALKKYCKDGKGNLTVRNFPATVADLRKKLKLKDGGNIYIFATTLVGEEKVLLVCERV